The sequence cgagcgcacagtgaagcatattgatagccgaagcatggttttgaagcttcttaagatcatcctctgtccatttggcctcagcttttataactgtttggccagccacaacctcaacaggtacaaacggcccttggactatagatagccaggcactcatgtttgtagcctgaatgaagtttttcatcttattcttccagaaggtatagtttgacccgaagaataggggaggcctagtaatggacagcccctcaggcagtatttgagttgtttggtttccagggagaaaccgagtgctgttttcgcccatgatagggatcagctcaaggttgttagaccttttaaagtgagcttttagtctctgataccacttgttggtcccttgtttagttgcaagtatagttccaagggggggggttaggaactatttaaactttttctcaatttaggcagacttctttttctaaagaaaaaggtttgaacagcggcgctgagtaaacagcaagatactggcttagtcaacaggtgactaggtcagttcctcagcttgagttaggagatagcacttggagtctattcctgaactcagacgttcaacgcgcacaactcaacttgacctctttacttggtcagttttgattatttaaaacaagcaatataaattaggagttaaggtttagaaatacttcactcagcagatttatccaggttcggcttcttctaagcctacgtcctgtccccggaacacttccgagatttcgaatcctctactgagctctttagaggtagagcctcaaaccttttacaatatcagcaattgagtatgacaagagtaccttcctctatacttctactcaatcctaatctctccgctgagtacttaaaaccgagtactcagcctctcctttctatttctagaaatgataagtgtttttgtcctaatacaaagatgtgctaagacactttagacgatttacaatcactctagacttttacacaaatatgaaaatatagtgtaagaaatttgctttgcttcttgcttgcagaacttgtagagatttggtcagcgtaatggcttgatcaagttctgtatcttatgaagcttgtgatggcactatttatagagacgtctggtcattcggtcatttcgaatttcgaaataaccgttggagggaaacggctatatgtcgttgtcatcctgacttgcacagagctctcggccaatcataatcgtgtatcttctgtcctcggtcagcacagcagatggtctctccttttatggtaaagtcaactggacagcatactgtgtcgtctgaactttgccaaaagaggaaacactttgtctggaagtttttctttgccagctgctgtcttgtacgctttgtcgagactactcagcagcttcatcttgaagttgttcccgaaggtcttctagatccttccgattgctgagttgcgttttgaacaaaaacggcagcgtcttgacatacgcgggccgagtgtactgagttgtttgacttgggccttggtttccgtattgggcttgggccttccaatccttatgacttataacatttatactcaacattgaacaaacacattagtagaataaatcaaagcatttaaacttagtgtgtttaggatatgtgttataatttatatttaaacaattttgtcaaatcaaaattatgtggaaaggtatttcaacaggAAGCACAAACCGACTCAAAATAGGAATTTTGCACTTAAATTTTATTGTCAAATCTGGAGTTCAGCGGATGCATCAACTTACAACTCAATTTAAACTTGTTACAATTCTAATTTCGGAATGTGCAAAAGAGATAAGTTTAAGTCTTAAGCATTAGATTTTCATATCAACTTGAATCACAACATTCAAAACTTATATGAAAATGTTATATACAAAATACAAAAGAACATCAAATTTGGAAAACGATACATCTCCTAAGAACTGAACCAACTCGACGAGTTGGCTCTATTTCTTAACATAACATGTTGTCAGCTTATCATTTCTCATTTGCGCACATTCGAGCTTGAATCTTTTCTGAAAAATCATCATAAAAAcatcaaaagaaaagaaaacttaACTTAAAAACGtaagaactaaataaattaatctaAGACTGACCTaaaaataaactgaaaaatgCTTTAAAAATAGATGACAACAATTGTGAGCTCCCTTTGTTACCATGGACTATTAGGCCTACTGCATTTGACTCACCGACTTCGGTTAATTGGCCATTAATGCATTCTCATTGAAACAAAGAATTTTTAACCTCCTCTAGAGTTATCTCTTCACTTCCCTACAACATAGTCTTAAGAAAGTTTTTGTATGATCTCGGTAATGAACAAAGCAAAGTTACAActaaatcatcatcatcatccaaCTCGACATCTATATTTTGTAAATCCATAACAATTCATCAAGATGAGACTTAATAGATTTATATGCCTATAGGTAAAGGTCCTTGAGTCTCCTCTTTAATAACAATTTATCCGTGACTGATTTTATCATGTAGAGTGCAACTACAACTTGAGCCAAACACACTATCTGAGGTGGTTTTCTTCACGCCTTTCCTTAACACTTTTTTCGGTAAACAAAGTAATTGAGTTGAAAGCGTTTTTTAATCTTGTTCTTCTTATTATTATCATGTCACGATAACAAACTCTTTTACTTTTCCCCAACCACGCCTTCTCCCATATATGTTAACAGAATGAGAATGGTTCGCATCTTGATTCACATATACCAAAATTTGTTAATCTATCAAATTACCCCATATCAAACTTCATTGATGAAACCATGTTGTTccttttttaaaataatcaaCATCGAAACTAGGCTCTGATACTACTTGTTAGGAATTGGATTGAATCAAGTATTGGTTAAACAAACTTGACATGCAGAAAAGTGATTACAAGCTAACTCAAAACACAATATTAATAAGATTTGGCTAATTTAGCCTATATTCATAGGACAAGAGAAATATTTGTACGAGAACTTAAAGATTATAAAATTGAAGGAAAAACTCACTAAATCTCTTGAATGTCAAAGAACTCTTTCACACCCTTCGCTTTTATATCTCCACCAATGTTCATACAATTTTCTCATATTTTAAATACACCCTtctaatgcctttatatagGGTACAAATCTTAATGAGTGTCAAACTAAGAAAGTCTTAATTAAAATAGAACTAGTTggattaaaataatatttaatatattattattattttaaaaaatatgtaatatattattatttgttagtGTTGCACATTTTATAGTAGAATTACAACAATTTGATTTTGATGGTTAACCCAATGGTGGAGGAATAAACTCAGACGAACAACAACTCGCTGAAAATAACGAATCAGTGATTGACTAACCACAATTGAATAGATAGAGATTGaaaaagaaaacgtgattaatcAGCCATAATAACTTAATAAGCAATACGGAGGGTGGAAGAAACTGAGAAATTGGTTTTGGAGGCGAAAAAGAGTCAATTTTCCAAAGGCAGACATTGAACTAATCAACACTATAGATTAATATTTTCAGTTTCTAAACATTTATGGCTCTAAAGGTCTGCTTGGATGAAGGTTTCACAAGGTTCATTAGGTAGGGGAGGGAAGGGGAAGGGAAGGGAGGGGAGGGGAGATTATTTATAGAACCTCCAAATTCCACCAATTTGGTGGGACTGAAATTGAGGTTATTTCAAGATTTTTGAACCTCCATTAAACCCTTATTTAACATTCATTTAAACTCCTTCCCAAATAGGGTTAGAAAAATAACATCCTGAACCTCATCTAACCTCCATCCAAGCAAACCCTAAAAATTTTTAGTTCTCTTATattgaataataaattatatatatatatatatatatatatatatatatatatatatatataaaaagacattaaataataatttttatttatcattatttcatttacaataacaaaatttattttgataataataataataataaataatgtgaatggcaaaataatttgaaaattacgAACTGAAATGCAAAAAAATAGATTTCTTCCCTTGTCATTTTATGTAGTGGAACAATACAGGAGGGTATATATGTCTTTTAGGCACCATCTTAAAAGTTAAAGCCTTTGCCCTAAAACCTTGCTTGCTTCACTGAAAGAAAGAGAGGGAGATAAAGAATTTGCTTCTCTCATTGAATCGCAGATTGAAATCTTGTAGCAGTAGACATTATCGATCCAAATATAAAAACAATCACAGAAGAACAAGGAATAATGGGAAGGGAAAGAGAATCTCCAAAGCCGCAGCAAGTCCCCTTCACTGTGGAGCAGCTCGTCGCCGTCAATCCCTACAATCCAGATATCCTCCCCGATCTTGAAAATTACGTCAATGAACAGGTTTCTTTTTCCTATTCTCGTGTTTACCAATTGATGCCGGGATTTCTGTTTGTTAGCCGATGAGAACAGGAAATATAATCGGTAATCCTTTTATGAGTGTGCGTGTTATGCCCAATTCAAATGGTTTGATTATGAAACTAAAACAGATAGATACATAAGTAACATTATTCTCCATTCTTTCCTCATTCGGACACATGTATATGATTTGTTCCTGATGTTTGGTCCTGAACTTTTCTTGCTATGTTGAGTTGCTtttgtagatgatataattttgTTGGTATAGCCAGCTGGACAGAGTGATGAGAGCACTACCATTCTATGAATGATATGAAATTGAAAGCTTTATCCTCTATACATTTCCATAGCAACTAAAATAGGTGAAGATAAAACCTATTTCAGATCATACCTGTTAAGTTGTATATATTGACACATTATTTAGTAAACTGCGACTGTATAAGCTGAAAAATAGcacaaataaataagaaatatgATTTCAGAAGGCCAGAGTGAATAAGGATATGGAAACCTATATTAATTGGTAAAAGAAATTGTAGAGGTTATCCTGTGGTTAGCAGCCTGATAGCTCTGTTAATGATTTAGATGTAATTGCTTTAGGTTTTCGTTCAAATAATTTCGACAATTTAAAGGGTTTTGTTTGTGCATCAGGTTTCATCACAAACATACAGCTTGGATGCAAATCTATGCCTTCTTCGCCTCTATCAGGTGATTTTTTCTATTCAAATAGTGAATTTTGTCTACATGATTCAATTTGTTTAGATACAGTGCTTTTGGCTCATTATTTGCAGTTAGGCTATTAAATGAGTAGATGGCTTAATATGTAACAGCAGTGTTGTTTTTCTTGTTACAGTTTGAACCAGAGCGAATGAGCACTCAAATTGTTGCTCGCATTTTGGTTAAGGTCCAGTTACTATACTTAAAATGCTTTTTAAAATGCTTGTGCAGCTAATATACAAGTGTTTCTGATttgcttttctttctttccttgtTAACCAGGCAATAATGGCAATGCCAGCTCCAGATTTTAGCCTGTGTCTATTTTTGATCCCTGAACGAGTGGTATGATCCTTTTCACTTTTCACACATTCTTTTATTTACTGGCCAATCATGCATTTTAGACCTCCAAGATTAAGTATTCCTCAGGATAGTACTAGATTTTATTCAATAGATGTGGATAACTAAATGCATGTTTATGGTTGGGCATGTTTTCGGTTTGTCGAATTGAAACTCTCTACTATTGAGGTTGTTTTGGAATTTGAAGTGTTTTCCTTGCAACTTTTTTTAGTACAATTGATACTTTTTTTGTCTGTCAGCAAATGGAGGAACAGTTCAAGACATTGATCGTTCTTTCTCATTATTTGGAGGTATGTATCTGCTTTTGTTAGTTGACTCGTGTATATGAGGAGAGAAAATCTAAATAGCTAGTTAATTTGCAGACAGGGAGGTTCCGGCAGTTTTGGGATGAAGCAGCTAAGAGTCAGCACATAGTTGAAACTGTGCCAGGTAAAACAAATTCCAACGGgaatattttcttttatcataaaTATATTTCCCCCCATCTCAATCCAAATCATGCATGTGATTTTTATGTTCGTGTccattataaaccttaaagttgAAGGGAAATTGATAAAGTCTATAGAGTTGATTAAGTTTGATAGTTATACGCTAGGGCTTAATCATATACAATGAAGTACCTTTGGCACTCGCAAGTAACAATGGTCCAATTATAGGTTGAACACTAGGTACCATATTTCATGTTCTGAATAATCCAGTTTAAGACGGCTGGATAAGGTGTTTTGACTGTTGTTATTATTGCGATAATCATGTGGATGCTATAATTGACATTAACCCTGTTTTTGCTTGTGTGTGTTCATTATCTGTTGTATTGTGGCTTACAAGAGGACTGAATACAGGTTTTGAGCAAGCAATCCAGTCATATGCAATTCATCTGCTttcattgacttatcaaaaggTTCCCCGGTCTGTACTGGCTGAGGTATGCTTAATTTTCATTTTAGTGCTACATATGTTATGAAATGCTTTATACGGTTGAGGATTCTTAACAGAATTGGTTTTCATATAGACACTTCCGTTGTGCCTAGAAAAATTTGATACTTATTCTATGCGTGAAGATTTCTTGCTTACTATTTCAAGACGTATTTGACAGGCTATTAACATCGAAGGTTTATCCTTGGACAAATTCTTAGAACAGCAAGAAGCGAATTGTGGTTGGACTATAGAGAAGGGGCATGGCCGGGGCCAGCTGATTGTCCTGCCCAGCAACGAGTTTAACCACCCTGAGCTGAAGAAAAACACTGCAGATAGTGTACCATTAGAGCACATTACCCGAATCTTCCCGATTCTTGGCTGAACTATTTGCTGAAGCGGGGAAATTTTAAACGTTTTGTTATCTGTAGTTTCTAGTTGTACTGTCTCGCATTTTGATTATATTTTGGCTGCTGTTTCATTGAAACAGAGAGCTATAACTTATCTATTTTCATATTTCAGAGCAACACAAAGTGGAGTTGAGAAACGTTAAATGATTCAATTCTTTATTCGTAGTTGTGTTTGTGCTGAAATATAACATACGAACCAAAGAACATGGATTAGTTTTACTACTTGTTCTACCCTGCCATAGgttttttcttttcatgttATAAATAATTCACTCTTTGTTCCTAGCTTGTTctgtttctaataattatagCAACAGTTGTTAAATTGTTTGATTTCAAATTGAACACAAAGAGACCCAATTGGGAGAAGTTTCAGCTTATGTTCCTACTAATGTAATTTAGTTCATATTCCTACTAATGTTATTTCCATCACAGAAATGTTCTGAATATGCCCTGTTGGTAGAGATGGCTGATGTATAGAGTTGCAAATAAGGCGGGATAGGGTAGGGACTGCTGGAGAATCTTCATCCCCATTTATAAAGTGAAGAAAATATAATCTCCACCCCATTTGCGTAGGAATTGTGAAATTCCACTGTGAAACTTAAAATTctaagtataaaaatataaaaatattatgtaaatataaaaattcatCTAAAATACATGAGATAGAAATCCCAGTgggatataaaaataaataaaaatatctaaCAAATCGTATAATACTATAGAGCGGGAAAAGAGATCCGTATCCCTAGCCCATCTCCATCTTTGGAGAAAAATTTATGGAGAAATTTTTTCGCATGGAAAACACGCAAATCATTCCCTGTTGAGAATGAATAATCCCAGCCATGTTTGCAACCCTATTGAAATGAGAATGTTTTGATGCTGAAAAAGTCCCAATAAGCTTCAAATGATACCTTAAAAACTGAACACTAACTTTTCACGCCAACATTTCATCCAACAGATGGCTGAGCGAAACGGTTTCATTAGGAAAATGGAGGGTTACAGTGAGATTGCAATAACATCTt comes from Euphorbia lathyris chromosome 8, ddEupLath1.1, whole genome shotgun sequence and encodes:
- the LOC136203692 gene encoding eukaryotic translation initiation factor 3 subunit K, producing the protein MGRERESPKPQQVPFTVEQLVAVNPYNPDILPDLENYVNEQVSSQTYSLDANLCLLRLYQFEPERMSTQIVARILVKAIMAMPAPDFSLCLFLIPERVQMEEQFKTLIVLSHYLETGRFRQFWDEAAKSQHIVETVPGFEQAIQSYAIHLLSLTYQKVPRSVLAEAINIEGLSLDKFLEQQEANCGWTIEKGHGRGQLIVLPSNEFNHPELKKNTADSVPLEHITRIFPILG